A section of the Telopea speciosissima isolate NSW1024214 ecotype Mountain lineage chromosome 3, Tspe_v1, whole genome shotgun sequence genome encodes:
- the LOC122655436 gene encoding disease resistance protein RGA2-like, with product MTNKKDRQTFSLIDDKEIFGRDAEQSELVNMLVNCTSNDQIISVFPIVGMGGLGKTTLAQLVFNDPLTKDHFDLRMWVCVSEQFEVERLLKEIIESAASGAKCDASNLDVITRNLQEKLMGQRFLLVRDNVWSKDGQ from the coding sequence ATGACGAACAAAAAGGACCGGCAAACCTTCTCTCTTATAGACgataaagaaatatttggaagGGATGCTGAGCAATCAGAACTAGTGAATATGCTTGTCAACTGTACTAGCAATGATCAAATCATTTCGGTCTTCCCCATTGTAGGAATGGGGGGACTTGGGAAGACCACTCTTGCCCAATTGGTCTTCAATGATCCATTGACAAAGGACCATTTTGATTTAAGAATGTGGGTATGTGTGTCGGAACAATTTGAAGTTGAGAGACTTCTGAAAGAAATCATAGAATCAGCTGCTAGTGGAGCTAAATGTGATGCATCAAACTTAGATGTAATAACACGTAACCTCCAAGAGAAGTTGATGGGTCAACGGTTTTTGCTTGTACGGGATAATGTTTGGAGCAAAGATGGCCAGTGA
- the LOC122655437 gene encoding putative disease resistance protein RGA4, producing MAEGFLQPPKGSKQLMEDVGSEYFNILLCNSFFQDVEKDKYGDIEICKMHDLVQIVGELEYFTMEEANTVEDDIYNEVCGLSFFRGNEGRFQTRQALEKAKKLRTLIACRPSRWLVSNIDMLMKNFQSLRVLDVSHCSIKEVPPSIRKLKHLRYLDLSWNFSIEVLPESITSLYNLQTLKLKHCYRRQKLPKEMRKMVSLRHLEFKRRCTKMPVEMGRLTKLQTLTYFIVGKDEGCSLKELKCLNLKGELTISGLENVTSCGIEEAREVDLKGNKHDFRDLTLEWRHFNTGMNDDHDDVLEGLKPHPNLKKLSINNFGSAKYPTWNANAGLLAYKSLIELVLFGCNGLEYVPVMLGELPFLRVLWLRGMKKVKCIDQEFYYCSNNNNNNNNTTTGASSSSSGTMVAFPSLKTLRLDNMPNLVEWLEVLPSFPSLEQLGVSLCPKLETTPSQFLSLKWLEFGADTNKMALKLLSSNLISLNYLTISWCRVLQSVPEGLLQNNATVLHELCFREHPELETIFPSKEEEVEEGQVVGSSSPHHHLQQPLLLVFPSLQSFEIINCPLIKTFPDLQGMTSLRRLELTGFKELKSVPVEGLKWLTMLETLEIGRVDTEFCHPPAMMTTGQGQTSISL from the coding sequence ATGGCAGAGGGATTCCTTCAACCTCCCAAAGGAAGCAAACAATTAATGGAGGATGTAGGCAGTGAATATTTCAATATCTTGTTATgcaattctttctttcaagatgTGGAGAAGGACAAATACGGAGATATAGAGATATGCAAGATGCATGATCTTGTACAAATTGTTGGAGAGCTTGAATATTTCACCATGGAGGAGGCCAATACTGTGGAAGATGACATTTATAATGAAGTTTGTGGTTTGTCATTTTTTCGAGGTAATGAGGGAAGATTTCAAACTCGACAAGCCTTGGAGAAGGCAAAGAAGTTGCGGACATTAATAGCTTGTCGGCCATCAAGGTGGTTGGTCTCAaatattgatatgttgatgaaaaaCTTCCAAAGCTTGCGTGTGTTGGATGTATCACACTGCAGCATAAAGGAGGTGCCACcatcaataagaaaattgaaACATTTAAGGTACCTTGACCTATCTTGGAATTTCTCAATTGAAGTGTTGCCTGAGTCTATTACCAGCCTCTACAATTTACAAACATTAAAACTCAAGCATTGCTATCGTCGCCAAAAGCTTCCCAAGGAAATGAGAAAGATGGTTAGCCTGAGACACTTGGAATTTAAGCGCAGATGCACTAAGATGCCTGTTGAGATGGGGAGATTGACTAAATTGCAAACATTAACATATTTTATAGTAGGCAAAGATGAAGGATGCAGTCTTAAAGAGCTGAAATGCTTGAACCTCAAAGGGGAACTGACCATAAGTGGTCTGGAGAATGTAACAAGCTGCGGAATAGAAGAAGCTAGGGAGGTAGATTTGAAAGGGAATAAGCATGATTTTCGTGATTTAACATTAGAATGGCGGCATTTTAATACTGGCATGAATGATGATCATGATGATGTGTTAGAAGGCCTAAAACCTCATCCAAACTTGAAAAAGCTTTCCATCAATAACTTTGGCAGTGCAAAATATCCTACTTGGAATGCAAACGCTGGTTTGTTAGCATACAAATCTTTGATTGAGTTGGTACTCTTTGGATGCAATGGATTGGAATATGTCCCAGTCATGCTCGGGGAGCTACCCTTTCTTAGGGTTCTTTGGTTAAGAGGAATGAAAAAGGTCAAATGTATTGATCAGGAGTTCTATTattgcagcaacaacaacaacaataacaacaatacTACTACTGgagcatcttcttcttcttcagggacAATGGTAGCATTTCCATCTCTTAAAACACTAAGGCTAGATAATATGCCTAATTTGGTTGAATGGTTGGAAGTGTTGCCTTCCTTTCCATCCCTTGAGCAGTTGGGGGTCTCATTATGCCCCAAGCTGGAAACCACGCCAAGTCAATTCCTCTCCCTCAAATGGTTAGAATTTGGTGCTGATACAAATAAGATGGCACTAAAGTTGTTGTCAAGCAACCTTATCTCTCTCAACTATCTTACTATTTCATGGTGTCGAGTCCTCCAGTCTGTGCCAGAGGGGTTGCTACAAAACAACGCAACTGTTCTACATGAATTGTGCTTTAGAGAACACCCCGAGCTTGAAACAATTTTTccaagtaaagaagaagaagtggaagaaggACAAGTGGTGGGATCTTCTTCTCCCCACCACCACCTGCAGCAGCCACTACTACTAGTCTTTCCATCTCTTCAAAGCTTTGAAATAATTAATTGTCCTCTTATAAAGACTTTTCCGGACTTACAAGGAATGACTTCTCTTCGAAGGTTGGAATTAACCGGATTTAAGGAATTGAAGTCAGTACCAGTAGAGGGGTTGAAGTGGCTCACTATGCTTGAGACGTTAGAAATTGGTCGTGTAGatactgaattttgtcaccccccggcgatgatgacaacaggacaggGACAGACATCGATATCTCTCTGA